In Saccharomycodes ludwigii strain NBRC 1722 chromosome III, whole genome shotgun sequence, one DNA window encodes the following:
- the RPB3 gene encoding DNA-directed RNA polymerase II core subunit RPB3 (similar to Saccharomyces cerevisiae YIL021W | RPB3 | RNA Polymerase B) yields the protein MSDRLPQVKIREVTRENVDFILSNVDLAMANSLRRVMIAEIPTLSIDSVEIEVNTSVLADEFLSHRLGLIPLQSADVDDLVYNRDCYCEDYCDRCSVVLTLHAIGESESTTNVYARDLVITSNLMGRNIGAPIIVDKDGNGSLLCKLRKGQELKVKCVAKKGIAKEHAKWGATSAIEFEYDPWNKLKHTDYWYEQDARQEWPLSKNCEYEDAPNDDELFDYKAKPNNFYMNVETVGSLTPDQVVLRGIKTLQDKVADILFSLKKMEQDKVASSNNALNQQHANSGANQLNDTDNGYADNVDTNMDDDAW from the coding sequence ATGTCAGATAGATTGCCTCAAGTCAAAATTAGAGAAGTCACCAGAGAAAATGTCGATTTCATCTTATCCAATGTAGACTTAGCAATGGCGAACAGTCTCCGTCGTGTGATGATCGCCGAGATTCCAACATTATCGATAGATAGTGTCGAAATTGAAGTCAACACCAGTGTGTTGGCTGACGAGTTTTTATCTCATAGATTAGGTTTAATTCCATTACAAAGTGCCGACGTGGACGATTTGGTTTACAATCGAGACTGCTATTGTGAAGACTATTGTGACAGATGTAGCGTTGTATTGACACTGCATGCTATTGGAGAAAGCGAAAGCACCACTAACGTGTATGCAAGAGATTTAGTGATTACGAGCAATTTAATGGGTAGAAACATTGGGGCTCCGATAATTGTTGATAAAGATGGCAACGGTTCATTGCTTTGTAAATTAAGGAAAGGCCAAGAGTTGAAAGTGAAATGTGTAGCCAAAAAGGGTATAGCCAAAGAGCATGCCAAATGGGGTGCTACTTCGGCTATTGAGTTTGAATATGATCCTTGGAATAAGTTAAAGCATACGGATTATTGGTACGAACAGGATGCTAGACAAGAATGGCCCTTGAGTAAAAATTGCGAGTACGAAGATGCACcaaatgatgatgaattgTTTGACTATAAGGCTAAGcctaataatttttatatgaaCGTAGAAACCGTCGGATCCTTAACCCCGGATCAAGTGGTGCTTAGAGGTATTAAGACATTACAAGATAAAGTGGctgatatattattttcattgaaaaaaatggaacaAGACAAAGTGGCAAGTTCTAATAATGCATTAAATCAACAGCACGCCAATAGTGGCGCCAACCAATTAAATGACACAGACAATGGGTATGCTGATAATGTTGATACTAATATGGATGATGATGCGTGGTAG